The following is a genomic window from Ictalurus furcatus strain D&B chromosome 14, Billie_1.0, whole genome shotgun sequence.
TCATATTTaacagtgtaatttgaaaatgTAGCCTTTAGTTTACCATAGCagtggaaaagaatgaaaaagtttcatttgacaaatctgctcatctagagagggcttttcatttgtgctataggaaagaaaagcatcattaaatttctgcttattcgtgtaaacgtcaactacattgtgtaatctaatttcatgtattgacacatttaaaaaaaaaaaatcttttgtcattcgcacatATAACCTTCTAGCTAcattgtagtcagtttgctctttgTGCAGAATTACACGACTTAAAattagtcatttttcctggtttaaaaggctgaATTCAGCTGGAGAAACTCTAAATGGAGCaacgttattttaaaaatgattgtcaacttaataacttgtgttcataattatggtaattaagtacataacacttaaattccttttaaataatgtgaaataaaagtgtgtgtgtgtgtgtgtgtggaatgcacatgaccatactatgtatgagaacgtgtgtgtttgtgcgtcaTATttttggtggtggggggggCGGGGTGTGACTTTTCTACGACGCATGATATGCGTCATAGAAATGCGTGAAAACAAAAAgtgttgcatttatttaaaaaaaaaaaacttttattttagaaaggttttttttttttttttttttaaacaaaccctttttgcagtttttaagatttgtctttttttccttttcttcttgttttttttttttattgtacaggGACTCCACACAGAGACACGGGGTGTGCGCGTTGCATGGCCGGATACTACGCAGCCGGAAACACGCCGTGcgttccacacacacagtgcaaatCAGAAGAGACGCTTCTGTTCTCCGGCACCAGCTCTGTGGACAACGTTTGTGTTAGCTGCAACAGTATCACACGGGATggtatgctttatttatttaaatcattaggTTTTAGTTTAACGACGAGGAGAAACGGCTGGAAATTTCCTTAAAGCTTTGTACGGAGGCTTTGTGTAACGTAGTTGCGCTTTAACACCAAGAGTGAcgaggaaaggtacagtttggTCCCCTTTATCTGATTGTGTTTCCAGCTCAGTGGTGGTTGGTTTGGTGTATTTGGATTGTCCTATACACACATAATGGGCTTGTCGGACATCAGTTGGGGTTTTGGGACCCTGTTTATTCTTGTCTTGTTCCTCAGTAAACTCTAACAGTCTTTCCTCTGACATTTGGAAATGATTCAGGATCGCTCTCACTACAGAGCATGTAGATTTTAGTTGCTGTGGTGTTTTCGGTTTGGTACTGAATGTTCAAGGTTCTTGATGAAGCATAACAGGACAACGAAGACAGATACGCTTTTATCAAGCGTTAAAACCAGAACACCACCGAGTTAGTGGTCTAATGCACTCTCGTGAGTTTGGCTTAACATTTCCTCTTCATTATCTTCACGTGGACTGATGTGAGGAAACACTGACATGCAGAATGACCTTCTGAGGACATGTGGCTGAAGGaagaaccttttaaaaaaattaatgataataataattccttttagttactgaggttaagattTACTGCAGTAATCATTATGCCAGTGGAAGATCCtcataatattgtgtgtgtgtgtgtgcttgtttctGCAGTTTATCCTCACCGTTTTAGTGCTATACAGCAGCACAGCATCCTTGGTGATCGCTCAAAATGAGAGCACGTACCAACACAAGCTTCCCTCCGGCAAGATCGTAACGTGCGACCGCTGCCCTCCAGGTTTCCATCTGCAGAAGTACTGCACAGACACGCAGCGTACTGAGTGCCGGCCGTGCGACGCAGGATTCTACACCGAGTTCTCAAACTACATCTATGACTGTCTGCCATGCGACTGGTGTTCTTCAGATCAGACCGTGGCACAGGAGTGCACGAGGTCCAGTaaccgtgtgtgtgagtgcaaggAAGGCTTTTACTGGAACTCGCACTTCTGCCAGCAGCACACGGTGTGTCAGAAGGGATACGGAGTCAAAGTAAACGGTAATTCTGTTCAAACGCTAACGTTTGACCTCTCCTAACATCTCCTCTAGCTTCTGAAACGTTCCAGTGTTGAATCATCACTTAGTGTATCTCATGATCCTGTTTCTCTAGCAGCATTTTTCACTCTGGCTGGACTTGTTGAGCCATTACACTCATTCTAAAGAGGACTAACCGGTCTCTTTCGTTCAGCCTTCAAACATACATCTTTCGGTAGATTTTAATGTGTCTATTACATGTGGTACGACTGTAAACCTTTTTATTTCGAGTGTGTAAAAGTTACCGCAAGCACACTGCACAGAATGGAGCTTTTAttaagagaaaataataatgaatctgatctttaaaaaaaaaaaatcaaatattttgttaaacaaattCAGTGTATATACACTTTCGTATCTTTAGAGATGAGcga
Proteins encoded in this region:
- the LOC128618385 gene encoding tumor necrosis factor receptor superfamily member 6B-like; translated protein: MICVIEMRENKKCCIYLKKKNFYFRKVFFFFFFKQTLFAVFKICLFFLFFLFFFFIVQGLHTETRGVRVAWPDTTQPETRRAFHTHSANQKRRFCSPAPALWTTFVLAATVSHGMFILTVLVLYSSTASLVIAQNESTYQHKLPSGKIVTCDRCPPGFHLQKYCTDTQRTECRPCDAGFYTEFSNYIYDCLPCDWCSSDQTVAQECTRSSNRVCECKEGFYWNSHFCQQHTVCQKGYGVKVNGTPHRDTECERCTAGYYAAGNTPCVPHTQCKSEEKLLFSGTSSVDNVCVSCNSITQDGVVKLLKQQVIEIFKNQNTRKLYRICRNLNVKDGGIQSSRIHDHCIQNLQRWLNEATEQEVFSLPDMLHRHEVIAKNIKDSIKRIHDEINLCTNTLL